The Streptomyces vinaceus genome contains the following window.
CCAGTACCGCGGACTCCGCTCCGGCGCGCAGCGCGGCATTGAGGTCCAGCAGCTCGGCGTACGCACGCGAGCAGGACCGGCAGGAGGCCAGGTGCCGGGCGAGCCCGCGGCCGCGCGGCGTGTTCCCGCGCCGCCGCATCACCGCACCGAGCAGGCTGCCGTAGTGGCGGCACCGGTCGTCGTCGGCCGTGTCCAGGTGGGCCCGCAGGTACGCCTCGCGCAGCCCCTCGCGGGCCCGGAAGGCCAGTGAGCTCACCGCGCTCGGGGTGATGCCGAGCAGCAGGGGGACGGGGTGCGGGCAGTCGTCCTCGACGAGGGTGTGCCAGAGGACGGCCTTCCAGCGCTCGGGCAGGGCCTGGAAGGAGCGGGTGACGAGCCGGCGGTCCTCACCGTCCAGGAGCCGGCGCTGCGGGTCGTCCCCGTCGGGACCGGGCCGGCACCATGCCTCGATGTCCGCCGTCAGGACGGTCCTCCCGGCGTAGGCCCGCCACTCGACGGCCGTGCGGCGGACCACCGACAGGAGGTACGGGCGCCAGTCCTCGCGCGGCCCGGCTCCCGAGCGGACCGCCTGGAGGGTGCGGATGAACGCCTCCGACACGAGGTCCTCGGCGTCCTGCGGGGACCGGGAGCAGCGGCGCGCACATGCGAAAGCGGCGGCACGGTGCCGCCGGTACAGGAGCTCGCAGACGGCCGGATCTCCGTCGCCGGCGGCGTAGGCCGCCCTGAGCCGCCGTACGAGGTGCCCGTCCGCGTCCCGGTCCGCGGTCCCGGGATCGGGTTCGGGGTCGGGATCGGGTTCGGATTCGGGGTCGGGTACCGGACGGGGTTCGGAGGGGGTGGTGTGACGAGAGCCGGACATGGCACTCCTCGTGGGTGTCGCAGGGACCGTACGCGGGCCCCTTCGGTCGGTGGCACACACGCGTACGCGGTGCCGGCCCGAAGTCGGCTTCGGACCGGCACCGCTCTCTCGGGGCGACGCGGGGGAGGTGGGAGGGGGGCGCCGTCCCGAGGGTTCTCAGCGGCAGGCGCGCCCGTCGTTGATGCAGCGCACCGCGCCGGCCATCAGGCCGTTCGACATGACGTTGATGAAGTCTCCGTGGT
Protein-coding sequences here:
- a CDS encoding RNA polymerase sigma factor, which produces MSGSRHTTPSEPRPVPDPESEPDPDPEPDPGTADRDADGHLVRRLRAAYAAGDGDPAVCELLYRRHRAAAFACARRCSRSPQDAEDLVSEAFIRTLQAVRSGAGPREDWRPYLLSVVRRTAVEWRAYAGRTVLTADIEAWCRPGPDGDDPQRRLLDGEDRRLVTRSFQALPERWKAVLWHTLVEDDCPHPVPLLLGITPSAVSSLAFRAREGLREAYLRAHLDTADDDRCRHYGSLLGAVMRRRGNTPRGRGLARHLASCRSCSRAYAELLDLNAALRAGAESAVLVAL